The following DNA comes from Cheilinus undulatus linkage group 4, ASM1832078v1, whole genome shotgun sequence.
GGCCGCATCCAAGGAGCGGAGCGGGGTGTCCCTGGCTGCTCTCAAGAAGGCTCTCGCTGCCGGAGGTTACGATGTGGACAAGAACAAGGCCCGCGTCAAGACCGCCGTCAAGAGCCTGGTGGCCAAGGGGACCCTCACTCAGGTCAAGGGGGCCGGGGCCTCTGGTTCCTTCAAAATGAGCAAGAAGGCAGCGGAGCAGAAGACCAAGAAGCCGGCAAAGAAAGCCCCCGCTAAAGCCAAGAAGCCCGCAGCAAAGAAACCCGCAGCAGCCAAGAAGCCCAAGAAAGCAGCAGCTAAGAAGCCAGCAGCTGCTGCTAAGAAGTCTCCCAAGAAGGCCACCAAACCTAAAGCAGCGGCCAAGAAAGCAGCCAAGAGCCCAAAGAAGGCCACCAAGAGCCCCAAGAAGGCAGCACCCAAGAAGGCCCCCAAAGCCAAGAAAGCTCCAGCAAAGAAGGCCGCAAAGCCCAAAGCCAAGAAGGCAGCACCCAAGAAGAAGTGAGCTGTTCTTCTTGTCATCTACACGTCCTCAACAAAGGCTCTTTTAAGAGCCACACACAACAGTAAAGAGAATAATGCATCCTTTAATCAACTCTGGGCATTGCAATTGTTCCAGA
Coding sequences within:
- the LOC121508286 gene encoding histone H1-like — protein: MAEEAPAAPAAAPAKAAKKKSSKPKKSGPSVGELILKTVAASKERSGVSLAALKKALAAGGYDVDKNKARVKTAVKSLVAKGTLTQVKGAGASGSFKMSKKAAEQKTKKPAKKAPAKAKKPAAKKPAAAKKPKKAAAKKPAAAAKKSPKKATKPKAAAKKAAKSPKKATKSPKKAAPKKAPKAKKAPAKKAAKPKAKKAAPKKK